The genomic region AGGAGCAATATAAATCCTTTGTAGGATTTTATCCCATGCCGATAGCCTATGGGCTTACAATGGGTGAAATTGCACAAATGGCAGTGGGCGAAGAATGGCTGCACTTGCAAGCCAAACCGGATTATCGGATCATTAAAGCAGAAGGCTGGGAAAGAGATATGCTCTGGCCAGAAACAGGTTTAGAATGGATCCCGCCTTCACCAAATCTTCCAACTTTTGAACACGCCTTTGCATATACGGGAACAGTTATTTTTGAAGGCACAAATCTTACGGAGGGCCGGGGGACCACAGATCCATTTTTAATGATCGGGTCGCCGAATTTACAGTTCCATGCATCTGAATTGGATGCTATTGAAGAAAAGCATTCAATAAAACTGGATTCAGTATCATTCACTCCAATATCGATTCCGGGTAAGGCTATTTCTCCGAAACTTGAAGGAGAATTATGTATGGGGATTAAAATATCTTTCACTGACGAGTACTCTCAAACGGATCCGTTAAATTTGGGGCTCGACTTGCTTGAATTCGTCCGAAATCACACTGCTGATTTTGAGATTACCCCCTTTGCCAACCAGTTGTTTGGCATTGATCTGAAATCCGTTATCGAAAATGAGCGGGACATTCCTTCTTGGGAATCAGATGTAGAGGCGTTCAAAAAGCAAAGAAGCAGATATTTATTGTACTAAAGCCAATAATTTATTTGCGGCGTACCCATTCATAACACACCAAGGCGGCACTAACAGAGGCATTCAGTGATTCCACATTATTTTCCATGGGGATTTTGATGAGGGAGTCGCAACGTTTGAGGTTTTCCGGGTGTATGCCTTCGCCCTCACTCCCAATTAAAAAAGCTATAGGTCGATCCAAGTCGGCTTCCCACAAGCTTTGCGAAGCGTTGCCATCGAGCCCAACAATGGAAAAACCGGTAGCTTTTAAGTCTTTTAATCCCTGATTTAAATTATGGACCCGGATAATGGGAATTCGCCCGGCAGTACCCGCTGAAGTTTTAAATACAGTCGCATTTACAGGAGCTTGATTTTGCATGGGTATAATTACGGCCTCAATGCCGGCAGCAGCAGCTGAGCGCAAAATTGCGCCAAAATTGTGAGGATCTTCAATTCCATGAAGAAGCAGTACAGCCGGATTTTTAGAAAGGATCAAAGTTTCAACCCAATTAAAAAAGTTCGTGTATTTGGCGGCACTTAACTGGGCTACAAATCCCTGGTCGTTTACTTTACCTACGAGGTTATAGATTTTAGCTCCGGGAACCTTTACTAATGGAACCTCGTTTTCTAGTGCAAGATCATTGATATTTTGGTAAGTGCTTGCTTTGATATTATTTTTTACAAACACTTTATCTACCTCATTAGGCCGGTTCTGTAAGGCTTCTTCTACAGGATTGCGTCCATAAATGAAAAAATTCTCTGATTTTGGCATAAATTATTTTAAAGTCGTTTTACTTTCATTATAATAAATACAGGTTAGCTCATAGATTATCTAAATAATAAAGGACATGTTTGAACAAGAGGAATATAAAAATTCAACAGTTAGTGATGGGTTAAAGAAGTTAAATAATACTGACCAGAAAACGTCCGGGATATCTTTATTCATGGATCGTGTGCATTCCTTAAACGGTTTGCATTTTATTTCAGCTGCCATGCAGATTTTTTTAGGCACTTCTGTGGTAGCGCTTTCATTGTTAAATAGTATACAGCCTCTTTGGTTAGCAACTATCACGACAGTATTCGGAAGTATAACAACAATGGTCGGCTTATATTTTATGTACCGTACTATTACACAAACAGGCGCTTTCGATTCTTTGTTACACAAAGCAATTAAACGTGTGATAAATTCCCAAAATTAACTTTTTGACAGTTATTGTACTTCAATTATAAATGAACTCATGCTCATTGGAAAGATGAACTGTGGGTAAACTAAAGTAACAATAAAAATTGAGAATCTATTTTGTATTGATTGCTGTATTTATGGGGAGTTATAATTTGTCAAACGCTCAACCCAATATGCCCGAGCTCCCAATTCAACTATATTCAGATGATGGTGACGGATTTGTAATAATCGGCCATCGTGGTGCAAGTGCTTATCATCCGGAGAACACTATGTCTGCCTTTCGTGCCGCTTTTGAGATGGGAGCCGAGATGATTGAATTGGATGTAACACTCAGTAAGGACGGTATTCCTGTTGTTATTCATGATGAGACACTCGAAAGGACAACAAATGGAAAAGGCAAGGTTTCATCATTTACACTCAGTAAACTAAAAAAGTTAGATGCCGGATCGTGGTTCAGTAATACGTACCGTGGCGAGCAGATACCAACTTTGGAAGAAGTACTTGAGTTTGCCAGGGATAAAATTTCGGTGAACATTGAAATTAAGCCGGAAGCGGTAACAGATGAACTCACAGATGGTATAGAGGAAAAAGCGTGGGAACTCGTGAAAAAGTATCAGATGAATGAGTATGTATTGTTCTCAAGCTTCGATTACCGGGCAATAACTCATTTGAAGGAATTGGATGTGGACATCTCAGCGGCATTGCTTTATGAAAAACAACAATCTAAGGGGCGTTCACCGTCCCGGCTGGTTACCGATTACAGTGCGGACGCCTTTAACTGCAGTTATCGGGAATTTTCCAAAAAATGGGCCGATGAAGCGGATAGTGAAGGTTTTCCGGTCTTTGTTTATACCATAAATCATGAACGTCGCATGAAAAAAATGATCAAGAGAGGAGTGAGTGGTATTTTTTCAGATAAACCGGACTTACTGAAAAAAGTTGTTGATAACATGTGGAAAACAAAGTAGGTTTTCTCACCCATCTTGATTGAATAGGGAGAAGGAACCTCCTATATTTTACATCCATCAACTACACTCACATCCTGCATGTCTACTAAATATATTTTTGTAACCGGAGGGGTTACGTCATCACTTGGAAAAGGTATAATTTGTGCATCTCTTGGGCGTCTGCTCGTAGCGCAAGGCCTTAAAGTTACCATTCAAAAACTGGATCCATACATTAATGTAGATCCGGGAACCATGAATCCTTACGAACATGGGGAAGTTTACGTAACTGATGATGGTGCTGAAACAGATCTTGATCTGGGACATTACGAACGTTTTTTGGATATCAAAACCTCTCAAAGTAATAATGTAACTACCGGCAGAATTTACTATGATGTCATTTCCAAAGAGCGTCAAGGGGCATATCTTGGAAAAACGGTTCAGGTAATTCCACACATTACGGATGAAATTCAATCCCATGTTTTAAAACTGGGGCAGTCAGGTAATTATGATGTGGTAATCATAGAAATTGGCGGAACGGTGGGTGATATCGAGAGTTTACCCTATATCGAGGCTGTTCGTCAATTACGTTATAATGTGGGGCGACAGAATACACTTTCTATACATCTCACTTTGGTTCCTTATTTAGCAGCCGCAGGGGAACTGAAAACCAAACCTACTCAGCATTCCGTAAAAACACTTTCTGAAAGCGGACTTCAGCCTGATATACTTGTATGCCGTACAGAACAACCCTTAGATGAAACTATTAGAAGAAAGGTAGCTCAATTTTGTAATGTGGATTTAGAGGATGTGATTGAGTCCATAGATGCACGAAGTATCTACGAAGTCCCTCTTTTAATGCAGGAAGAAGGACTTGACAAGCGTGTAATCGAAAAGCTGAAATTAGAAACTAAAGAGCCAAATCTTGATAACTGGATTGGTTTTGTGGAGGCGGTTTGCAATCCTTCCGGGGAGATCAATATTGCGCTTGTTGGAAAGTATGTAGAGCATCACGATTCCTATAAATCCATCGTAGAAGCTTTTATTCATGCCGGGGCTGTAAATGACTGTAAAGTAAATATCAGGTGGATTCAATCTGATATTCTTAATAGAAAAAATGTAGCTGAGGAGCTTAAAGATATTTCAGGTGTGTTGGTAGCTCCCGGATTTGGAGGCAGAGGTATTGACGGAAAGTTAGCAGCCGTTGAACATGCTCGTGTAAACAATATTCCTTTTTTTGGAATTTGTCTGGGAATGCAATGTGCAGTTATTGAGTATGCAAGAAATGTATGCGGTTGGGAAGATTCTAATAGTACTGAGTTTAATGAAGACACAGAGTATCCTATTATTGATATTATGCACGACCAGAAAGACATTGAAAATATGGGCGGTACAATGCGGTTGGGTAAGTACGCTTGTAAGCTTGATAAAAGCTCAAAAGCATATGAAGCTTATGGAACAGAAAATATTGAAGAAAGGCATCGCCATCGCTATGAAGTGAATAATAATCTGCGCTATAAGTTGACTGAGAATGGGATGATTTTAGCCGGAATGAATCCCGAACGCGATTTAGTTGAAATCGTTGAAGTTCCCGGGCATCCTTGGTTTGTAGGGGTTCAGTTTCACCCGGAATTAAAAAGTACGGTGAATAATCCACAC from Gracilimonas sp. harbors:
- a CDS encoding DUF1343 domain-containing protein is translated as MKTLFFLLLTGIIFLSCEVHDVESQAKVKLGAEVLLDKHLFELEGKKVGLLMNPTSRVDGVHMLDTLLSLGIDITALFAAEHGFRGESGAGEVIKDGIDQETGLPVFSLYGSDKKPNPEMLENVDLILLDLPDMGVRFYTYNATMGLVVEAIAENNKELWILDRPNPLGGEYVAGWTLEEQYKSFVGFYPMPIAYGLTMGEIAQMAVGEEWLHLQAKPDYRIIKAEGWERDMLWPETGLEWIPPSPNLPTFEHAFAYTGTVIFEGTNLTEGRGTTDPFLMIGSPNLQFHASELDAIEEKHSIKLDSVSFTPISIPGKAISPKLEGELCMGIKISFTDEYSQTDPLNLGLDLLEFVRNHTADFEITPFANQLFGIDLKSVIENERDIPSWESDVEAFKKQRSRYLLY
- the rlmB gene encoding 23S rRNA (guanosine(2251)-2'-O)-methyltransferase RlmB — encoded protein: MPKSENFFIYGRNPVEEALQNRPNEVDKVFVKNNIKASTYQNINDLALENEVPLVKVPGAKIYNLVGKVNDQGFVAQLSAAKYTNFFNWVETLILSKNPAVLLLHGIEDPHNFGAILRSAAAAGIEAVIIPMQNQAPVNATVFKTSAGTAGRIPIIRVHNLNQGLKDLKATGFSIVGLDGNASQSLWEADLDRPIAFLIGSEGEGIHPENLKRCDSLIKIPMENNVESLNASVSAALVCYEWVRRK
- a CDS encoding glycerophosphodiester phosphodiesterase, whose translation is MRIYFVLIAVFMGSYNLSNAQPNMPELPIQLYSDDGDGFVIIGHRGASAYHPENTMSAFRAAFEMGAEMIELDVTLSKDGIPVVIHDETLERTTNGKGKVSSFTLSKLKKLDAGSWFSNTYRGEQIPTLEEVLEFARDKISVNIEIKPEAVTDELTDGIEEKAWELVKKYQMNEYVLFSSFDYRAITHLKELDVDISAALLYEKQQSKGRSPSRLVTDYSADAFNCSYREFSKKWADEADSEGFPVFVYTINHERRMKKMIKRGVSGIFSDKPDLLKKVVDNMWKTK
- a CDS encoding CTP synthase; this translates as MSTKYIFVTGGVTSSLGKGIICASLGRLLVAQGLKVTIQKLDPYINVDPGTMNPYEHGEVYVTDDGAETDLDLGHYERFLDIKTSQSNNVTTGRIYYDVISKERQGAYLGKTVQVIPHITDEIQSHVLKLGQSGNYDVVIIEIGGTVGDIESLPYIEAVRQLRYNVGRQNTLSIHLTLVPYLAAAGELKTKPTQHSVKTLSESGLQPDILVCRTEQPLDETIRRKVAQFCNVDLEDVIESIDARSIYEVPLLMQEEGLDKRVIEKLKLETKEPNLDNWIGFVEAVCNPSGEINIALVGKYVEHHDSYKSIVEAFIHAGAVNDCKVNIRWIQSDILNRKNVAEELKDISGVLVAPGFGGRGIDGKLAAVEHARVNNIPFFGICLGMQCAVIEYARNVCGWEDSNSTEFNEDTEYPIIDIMHDQKDIENMGGTMRLGKYACKLDKSSKAYEAYGTENIEERHRHRYEVNNNLRYKLTENGMILAGMNPERDLVEIVEVPGHPWFVGVQFHPELKSTVNNPHQLFVDFVKASLKHAKSLKLYKPLKKTKAVADKS